In the Diachasmimorpha longicaudata isolate KC_UGA_2023 chromosome 1, iyDiaLong2, whole genome shotgun sequence genome, one interval contains:
- the LOC135167133 gene encoding coiled-coil domain-containing protein 142, translating into MEGSGNYRGNIVKWLPFMSSDLESWFNHIVTLHEAMDKCARDIAMIIEDVQGSMSISDKEVFLRQQTKQLGTLVQTYSSIWSDKKQLAIANQVYKYKIEYLSSRVKRSLNIVAKFCRNLIFEIIVDCCKDEGNFTRLLFGLIQSYNDALDLDCNVSSESTSVNIYSNDCPSMLEPLKKISITRILQVLAKNKAEENCHELIDCLLMNYQPRSEENLKSSQSWDVEMSENSSIEIYRALTKHMTPPGDPPAATEENIADQTEPTSSGNIESIESLVDNQTLQVDKLMDAIRDVYPQLFGLENIKYDCRGETKVRRSALTRLSDYYQHVAWAAISGILDHVVLWWSPEGLAARHSQGAHHLKDWLRRFIQTNEISSSVRPALLNLCDALGCHVTATGWDELFRLAYIASFECSSKPFSSEGTDTGQMFAELFQLLVTLSNECEIGGEWVVGAPLVELPLSEQIIVLHRLDHSVHTMRLWAIQESKLIAHTWDLETFFLLVKGDLVACIDELSYLKLSDHTSALSINATSVEVYVCAKMRAKIVSEVNANIQLLKETPIKCINTLATICRVVSLANLHMCFPISKYWRRNSSAVVAVGPTPYVETYLQRVLLPVLEVIEDHEVSNMVLKIMCEAWLDYIYLHRIKFSEFGALQLLTDFAHVSRWVTDCPIISQTVKGHLLKNELLRRCEGVGRLLLRHPGEAIAMQKQSRTNENGSPQSLGLERMPAEMYVPNQQQWLELRASKSYKLYCCTD; encoded by the exons ATGGAAGGGTCGGGTAATTATCGAGGGAATATTGTCAAGTGGCTGCCGTTTATGAGCTCTGATCTCGAGAGCTGGTTCAATCACATTGTCACTCTTCACGAGGCGATGGATAAGTGCGCGAGAGATATCGCCATGATCATTGAGGATGTCCAGGGATCAATGAGTATATCCGACAAAGAA GTGTTTCTGCGTCAGCAAACGAAGCAATTGGGAACACTCGTGCAGACTTACTCGTCGATCTGGTCGGACAAGAAGCAATTAGCCATTGCGAATCAGGTGTACAAATATAAGATTGAATATCTGTCGTCAAGGGTGAAACGTTCCCTCAATATTGTTGCAAAATTTtgcagaaatttaattttcgaaattatcGTGGATTGCTGTAAAGACGAGGGAAACTTTACCAGACTTCTTTTTGG GCTCATTCAGTCATACAATGACGCATTAGACCTAGACTGCAATGTCTCCTCAGAATCGACTTCCGTGAACATTTACTCTAACGACTGTCCGTCGATGCTGGAGCCGCTAAAAAAGATCTCCATTACTCGAATTTTACAA GTTTTAGCGAAAAATAAAGCTGAAGAAAATTGCCACGAACTCATCGATTGCCTCTTGATGAACTATCAACCGCGGAGTGAAGAGAACTTAAAATCCTCTCAATCCTGGGATGTAGAAATGTCCGAGAATTCGAGCATCGAGATATATCG CGCTTTAACAAAACACATGACTCCACCTGGAGATCCCCCAGCTGCAACTGAGGAAAATATCGCCGACCAAACAGAACCGACGTCTTCAGGGAACATCGAAAGTATAGAAAGCCTCGTCGATAATCAGACTCTCCAAGTTGATAAACTCATGGATGCGATAAGAGACGTCTACCCGCAGCTATTCGGCCTTGAGAACATCAAATACGACTGTCGAG GTGAGACTAAGGTGAGGAGGAGTGCATTGACACGGCTCTCGGATTACTACCAGCACGTCGCCTGGGCCGCGATATCCGGTATATTGGATCATGTTGTACTGTGGTGGTCCCCCGAGGGTCTCGCTGCTCGTCACAGCCAAGGGGCGCATCATCTCAAAGACTGGTTACGTCGATTCATCCAGACGAATGAGA TTTCTTCAAGTGTCAGACCAGCACTATTGAACCTCTGTGATGCTCTGGGCTGTCACGTCACTGCCACTGGTTGGGATGAGCTCTTCAGATTGGCGTACATCGCGTCCTTCGAATGCTCCTCGAAGCCCTTTTCCTCCGAG GGTACGGACACGGGTCAGATGTTTGCTGAATTATTCCAGTTGCTGGTAACCCTCAGCAATGAATGCGAAATTGGGGGTGAATGGGTCGTTGGAGCTCCTCTGGTGGAGCTACCTCTGTCAGAGCAAATAATTGTCCTTCACAGATTGGATCATTCCGTTCACACTATGCGACTGTGGGCCATTCAGGAGTCGAAATTAATCGCTCACACTTGGGACCTGGAGACTTTTTTTCTGCTTGTCAAGGGGGATCTCGTCGCTTGCATCGACGAATTGTCATACCTCAAG CTCAGTGATCATACTTCTGCTCTGTCCATCAACGCCACCAGTGTTGAAGTCTACGTTTGTGCAAAGATGAGAGCAAAAATAGTATCGGAAGTCAATGCAAATATTCAATTACTCAAA GAGACACCGATCAAATGTATCAATACTCTCGCTACAATTTGTCGCGTTGTCAGTTTAGCAAATTTACACATGTGCTTCCCGATTTCGAAGTATTGGAGACGAAACAGTAGTGCTGTTGTCGCTGTTGGACCCACACCCTATGTGGAGACATACCTTC AACGGGTTCTACTGCCAGTTCTGGAAGTGATCGAAGACCACGAGGTTTCTAATATGGTGTTGAAGATCATGTGTGAAGCCTGGCTCGACTACATTTACCTCCATCGCATAAAATTCTC TGAATTTGGAGCTCTACAACTTTTAACAGACTTTGCTCACGTTTCCCGCTGGGTCACGGATTGCCCCATAATCTCCCAAACGGTCAAAGGACACTTGTTAAAGAACGAACTTCTGCGCCGATGTGAGGGGGTCGGGAGACTGCTGTTGAGGCATCCTGGAGAGGCAATCGCGATGCAGAAGC AATCAAGAACAAATGAAAACGGATCCCCACAATCCCTAGGACTGGAACGAATGCCAGCGGAGATGTACGTTCCTAATCAGCAGCAGTGGCTCGAGCTTAGAGCTTCAAAGTCTTATAAACTCTACTGCTGCACCGATTAA
- the Cd gene encoding peroxidase produces the protein MPLVTERTSLTRTSDPPTYVQYAGMVRARRSRVRQFQCCVCAILLSLLVMALIMSISYELTPKTPELNELNIPSESPTSTPNVTTLLQLASPLAPAPSLPDQHFKASEPTNDPMTLTQQEWSEAAKIGREAIKDRLKANEIATSFQPGEMSPNIRHSYAVSTGPTAGRLALAGVGEVAASRHIESSRRATGRQSAFGAYFDGKWSGAPTCVENDENVKCNWTQKYRNINGTCNYPGNRGAAFTAFRRALPPAYSDGIEAPRRGKSPKGLPSPREVSLRVHGPSPSSNPSFTVMLAVFGQFIDHDMTATANGRGKNDSTLACCPPSKGHPECFPVDIGPGDPAYDFAGKTCMEFVRSSPAAQCQIGPRQQLNQVTGFIDGSVIYGSDDTTASSLRDFRGGKLRMFKTPDGRFLLPRSTDPNDGCNRPKERSRGRYCFASGDARANENLHLTTMHIIWARHHNAIAERLSKENPSWDDEKLYQESKRIVGSQLQHITYNEFLPLVLGETNVARRGLTPLRGGKHREVDDERPNPAIANNFATSAFRFAHSLLPGLMKTTDAQNGTEDYIELHRMLFNPYSLYSRRGVESSVMSATSNNIQRTSPHVTSELTRHLFEDPVDRNEENKPRMPCGLDLVSLNIQRGRDHGLPGYTSWREYCNLTRPENFQDLEGIMNSETLGEIQKIYGDVDDVDLYTGALAEKTTQDGIVGPTFSCLIGDQFQRLQRGDGFWYENREQPYPFTEDQLKEIRKTTLARLICDCSDSIDKIQPQVMKSVDTSNPITSCNDIPMTNLNLWKETM, from the exons ATGCCACTCGTAACTGAAAGAACATCTTTAACGAGAACCTCAGACCCACCGACATACGTTCAATACGCGGGGATGGTGAGGGCCAGAAGATCGCGAGTTCGACAGTTTCAGTGCTGTGTTTGTGCTATTTTATT GTCACTCCTCGTGATGGCCCTCATCATGTCCATCAGCTACGAGCTCACCCCGAAGACTCCCGAGCTAAACGAGCTGAATATCCCAAGCGAATCCCCAACATCTACTCCCAACGTGACGACTCTACTGCAACTAGCATCTCCACTCGCTCCAGCACCATCTCTTCCCGACCAGCACTTCAAAGCCAGTGAACCAACGAATGATCCAATGACGCTAACCCAGCAGGAATGGTCAGAAGCTGCGAAGATCGGACGAGAAGCGATCAAGGATCGTCTGAAAGCCAACGAAATAGCGACCAGCTTCCAACCAGGAGAAATGTCCCCGAATATTCGCCACAGTTACGCTGTCAGTACGGGACCAACAGCTGGCAGATTAGCCCTCGCCGGCGTAGGCGAAGTGGCTGCTAGCAGACACATAGAATCATCCAGGAGAGCAACAGGTCGTCAATCAGCTTTTGGAGCTTATTTCGATGGGAAATGGTCTGGTGCTCCAACGTGTGTTGAGAACGATGAAAATGTCAAGTGCAATTGGACCCAGAAGTATCGCAATATCAATGGAACGTGTAATTACCCTGGGAACAGGGGTGCGGCGTTTACGGCATTCAGGAGAGCCTTACCTCCAGCGTATTCTGATGGAATAGAGGCTCCGAGGCGGGGAAAATCGCCGAAAGGATTGCCCTCTCCCCGAGAGGTCTCACTGAGGGTTCACGGACCCTCACCCAGCTCCAACCCTTCCTTCACAGTGATGCTGGCTGTCTTCGGACAGTTCATCGATCACGACATGACCGCCACTGCCAATGGGAGAGGGAAGAATGACAGCACTTTGGCTTGTTGTCCACCCAGCAAGGGACATCCTGAATGCTTTCCCGTTGATATTGGACCTGGAGACCCTGCTTATGATTTCGCGGGGAAGACGTGCATGGAGTTCGTGAGGTCCTCACCTGCTGCACAATGCCAGATCGGACCGAGACAGCAATTGAATCAG GTAACCGGATTTATCGACGGCTCAGTGATATACGGCTCCGACGACACAACCGCCAGTTCCCTCCGAGACTTCAGAGGTGGAAAGCTCCGGATGTTCAAGACTCCAGACGGTAGGTTCCTCCTCCCTCGGAGTACCGACCCCAACGACGGTTGCAACCGTCCCAAGGAACGCTCACGGGGTCGCTACTGCTTTGCCTCCGGTGATGCCCGAGCAAACGAGAATCTCCACCTCACGACTATGCACATCATCTGGGCACGTCACCACAACGCCATAGCAGAGCGTCTCTCGAAGGAGAACCCTTCATGGGACGACGAGAAGCTCTACCAAGAGAGCAAGCGAATCGTCGGAAGCCAGCTCCAACACATAACGTACAACGAGTTCCTTCCACTGGTTCTCGGGGAAACGAACGTCGCCCGGAGAGGACTGACGCCCCTGAGAGGTGGAAAACATCGAGAGGTCGATGACGAACGTCCGAACCCCGCGATTGCGAATAATTTCGCAACGTCTGCGTTTCGATTCGCCCACTCTCTTCTTCCGGGGCTCATGAAGACCACAGACGCGCAAAATGGAACTGAAGACTACATAGAACTCCACAGAATGCTGTTCAATCCGTACAGTTTGTACTCGCGACGAGGAGTCGAGAGCTCAGTCATGTCAGCAACTTCCAACAACATTCAGAGGACGTCTCCCCACGTGACGTCGGAGCTGACGAGGCACTTGTTCGAGGATCCGGTGGATCGGAACGAGGAGAACAAGCCGAGAATGCCTTGTGGACTTGATCTTGTGTCCTTAAACATCCAGAGGGGACGGGATCACGGCCTGCCAGGGTACACTAGCTGGAGGGAGTACTGTAATCTCACAAGACCCGAGAATTTTCAGGATTTAGAGGGAATTATGAATTCGGAGACCCTGGGGGAGATTCAGAAGATTTATGGAGACGTGGACGACGTGGATTTGTACACAGGTGCTCTCGCCGAGAAGACGACTCAGGATGGAATTGTTGGACCGACGTTCAGTTGCCTCATTGGAGATCAGTTCCAGAGGCTGCAGAGGGGAGACGGGTTCTGGTATGAGAATAGGGAACAGCCTTATCCGTTCACTGAAG ATCAATTGAAGGAGATCAGGAAAACCACCCTCGCAAGGTTAATTTGCGATTGTTCAGACAGTATCGATAAAATTCAACCGCAAGTCATGAAATCCGTCGATACCAGCAATCCGATCACCTCTTGTAACGACATCCCCATGACGAATTTAAACCTCTGGAAGGAGACTATGTGA
- the LOC135167022 gene encoding membrane-bound transcription factor site-2 protease translates to MNPINFLVAAGLVHSVLFFFNVMFRSCSHIPYLLFLENTGLEVKTFSIKWFTGALNRPLVKWGTSRSKFWMLWFNLGVVVTIVLLPVASFILIKMIVVMFLSGPKGDKVEVTWELEPMIPGVNVPFADIQYYAITLGLCSIVHEAGHALAAAREDVQLYGVGMLLVYIVPMAFVSLNSEQLSQRPMQNQLRILCAGIWHNIVLAVIAAVGVFISPWLWAPMFSVNAGVVVTSIQSYSPLVGATGLNHYDVIHRINDCPVRNSNDWHDCILQAVKQSTPGYCVSQSLVQEHDESIPVWTMANGEVNCCRRESEADGKLCFEVIEESQVPLQLQEHSCLPTRLIIERSRGRCRSGHQCSETETHCMKPTLDNVTKIVQIKREMGKDVLFFGYPAEIYRTVEISEWVPKYPIFSSDLPESVTLLCKYITVISAGLAMMNVVPCFFFDGQHIVSTLTQNLLRPRIRHKSLRQAIALTVTSIGSLVIVINVINAFVQRQR, encoded by the exons ATGaatccaataaattttcttgtgGCTGCCGGCCTCGTTCACAGTGTATTGTTCTTCTTCAATGTGATGTTTCGG tcaTGTTCGCACATTCCCTACCTCCTATTCCTGGAGAACACCGGACTGGAGGTGAAGACTTTCAGCATAAAATGGTTCACAGGGGCTCTGAATCGGCCTTTGGTCAAGTGGGGAACGTCGAGATCAAAATTCTGGATGTTATGGTTCAACTTGGGAGTTGTTGTAACGATTGTTCTCCTTCCTGTTGCTTCGTTTATTCTCATTAAAATGATCGTAGTCATGTTTCTCAGTGGCCCTAAGGGTGATAAAGTGGAGGTGACATGGGAACTGGAGCCCATG ATTCCTGGGGTAAACGTTCCCTTCGCCGACATACAATACTACGCAATCACTCTGGGTCTTTGCAGCATTGTCCACGAGGCAGGTCACGCTCTTGCCGCTGCAAGAGAGGATGTTCAGCTCTACGGAGTTGGAATGCTCCTAGTGTACATCGTGCCAATGGCCTTTGTCTCCCTAAACAGTGAGCAGCTCTCTCAGAGGCCAATGCAAAATCAACTGAGGATTCTCTGTGCTGGAATTTGGCACAATATCGTTCTTGCAGTGATCGCAGCTGTCGGAGTCTTCATAAGTCCTTGGCTCTGGGCTCCAATGTTCTCAGTGAACGCTGGGGTTGTCGTTACCTCCATTCAATCCTACTCGCCCCTCGTAGGCGCCACAGGCTTGAACCATTACGACGTCATCCACAGGATAAACGATTGTCCAGTTAGAAATAGCAACGATTGGCATGACTGCATTCTGCAAGCTGTGAAACAATCCACACCAGGCTATTGTGTCTCCCAATCTCTGGTGCAAGAACACGATGAATCCATTCCTGTCTGGACAATGGCTAATGGGGAGGTGAATTGTTGTCGCAGGGAGAGTGAAGCTGATGGAAAATTGTGCTTCGAGGTCATTGAAGAGTCGCAAGTTCCTCTACAATTGCAAGAACATTCCTGTCTGCCAACCAGACTGATTATTGAAAGATCAAGGGGAAGGTGTAGATCTGGTCACCAGTGCTCGGAAACTGAGACTCACTGCATGAAACCCACGTTGGATAACGTCACAAAA atAGTTCAAATCAAGAGAGAAATGGGAAAGGACGTCCTATTCTTCGGTTATCCTGCGGAGATCTATCGAACAGTTGAGATATCAGAATGGGTACCAAAGTATCCAATTTTTAGTTCGGATTTACCAGAGTCTGTGACCCTCCTCTGCAAATACATAACTGTAATCTCAGCGGGCTTGGCTATGATGAATGTCGTCCCCTGCTTCTTCTTCGATGGTCAACATATTGTCTCAACACTTACTCAGAACCTACTGAGACCCAGGATAAGGCACAAGAGCTTAAGGCAAGCCATTGCTCTGACAGTCACCAGTATCGGGAGTCTAGTGATCGTTATTAACGTTATTAATGCTTTTGtgcagagacagaggtag
- the LOC135167128 gene encoding LYR motif-containing protein 2, whose protein sequence is MANKLPKSSLSLKQFLRRQEVLTLYRNILRTIKQVEDEQDKHYLKNWAKSDFKRNKNLTDEFAIKSLIVHGENSMKELKRNLNLTK, encoded by the exons ATGGCCAATAAATTGCCAAAATCATCTTTAAGTTTAAAACAG TTTCTTCGAAGACAAGAAGTACTTACTCTATATCGAAATATCCTGCGAACCATCAAACAAGTGGAGGACGAACAGGACAAACATTACTTAAAAAACTGGGCTAAATCAGACTTCAAGAGAAATAAGAATTTGACAGACGAG TTCGCAATTAAATCTCTCATCGTCCACGGGGAGAACTCAATGAAAGAACTCAAGCGCAACctaaatttaacaaaataa